One genomic window of Haloarchaeobius salinus includes the following:
- the dapB gene encoding 4-hydroxy-tetrahydrodipicolinate reductase, which yields MRLAVTGTSGRMGGEVLAAAADRAESVVLAVSSDPAAVDTGAVDAETEIVADADLPAALAAHEVDVLVDFTAPDALADSAAACADAGVALVTGTTGLTDDHRGALADAAGSVPVLHAPNFSKGVAVLTQLVGEAAAALADYDVELVEAHHDGKTDAPSGTALSLLDAVDDARGESPRVHGREGEAPRREGEIGVHAVRAGDVTGMHEVWLAGGREELRLTHRAESRRVFAEGALDAAAWLAGRDAGEYSFAEVLEVGA from the coding sequence ATGCGACTGGCCGTCACGGGCACGTCCGGACGGATGGGCGGTGAGGTACTCGCCGCCGCGGCCGACCGCGCGGAGAGCGTGGTGCTGGCCGTCTCGTCCGACCCGGCTGCCGTCGATACGGGGGCGGTCGACGCGGAAACGGAGATCGTCGCGGACGCCGACCTCCCCGCCGCGCTCGCGGCGCACGAGGTCGACGTCCTCGTCGACTTCACCGCACCGGACGCCCTCGCCGACTCCGCCGCCGCCTGCGCCGACGCCGGCGTCGCGCTCGTGACGGGTACCACCGGGCTGACCGACGACCACCGGGGCGCACTGGCCGACGCGGCCGGGTCCGTCCCGGTGCTCCACGCGCCGAACTTCTCGAAGGGCGTCGCCGTCCTCACCCAGCTCGTGGGCGAGGCCGCCGCCGCACTCGCGGACTACGACGTGGAGCTCGTCGAGGCCCACCACGACGGCAAGACCGACGCCCCCTCCGGCACGGCGCTCTCGCTGCTCGACGCCGTGGACGACGCCCGCGGCGAGTCGCCGCGCGTCCACGGGCGCGAGGGCGAAGCACCCAGAAGGGAGGGCGAGATCGGCGTCCACGCCGTCCGCGCGGGCGACGTGACCGGGATGCACGAGGTGTGGCTCGCCGGCGGTCGCGAGGAGCTCCGGCTCACCCACCGCGCCGAGTCGCGCCGCGTGTTCGCCGAGGGCGCGCTCGACGCCGCCGCGTGGCTCGCCGGACGCGACGCGGGCGAATACAGTTTCGCCGAAGTGCTGGAGGTGGGCGCATGA
- a CDS encoding 2,3,4,5-tetrahydropyridine-2,6-dicarboxylate N-succinyltransferase: MSLESDIRDLWARHEADELDAHAPETHDVLHALLDALEAGEVRAAEKRDGSWEANEWVKQGVLLNFVCHDIAAYDYGGVTYNDVLPLQDTSDLGARGSRNTPDGTVVRAGAHIGSDCIMMSPSFVNIGAHVGDGTLVDSCDTVGSCAQIGANVKLGANTLIGGVLEPVEGAPVVVEDGVSLGAGCRVTSGFVVGANSVVGENTLLTPRIPVYDLVEEEILYGELPPERRAFQRFVESSLGEHDLIDGGAYKPAVVATGLEAETLEATQREEVLRE; encoded by the coding sequence ATGAGCCTCGAATCCGATATCCGGGACCTCTGGGCGCGCCACGAGGCCGACGAACTCGACGCGCACGCCCCCGAGACCCACGACGTGCTCCACGCGCTCCTCGACGCGCTCGAAGCCGGCGAGGTCCGCGCCGCGGAGAAGCGCGACGGGTCCTGGGAGGCGAACGAGTGGGTGAAGCAGGGCGTCCTGCTCAACTTCGTCTGCCACGACATCGCCGCCTACGACTACGGCGGGGTGACGTACAACGACGTGCTCCCGCTGCAGGACACGAGCGACCTCGGCGCGCGCGGCAGCCGGAACACGCCCGATGGCACGGTCGTCCGGGCGGGCGCGCACATCGGCTCGGACTGCATCATGATGAGCCCGAGCTTCGTCAACATCGGCGCGCACGTCGGCGACGGCACGCTCGTGGACTCCTGTGACACCGTCGGCTCCTGCGCCCAGATCGGAGCGAACGTCAAGCTCGGCGCGAACACGCTCATCGGCGGCGTCCTCGAACCCGTCGAGGGCGCGCCGGTCGTCGTCGAGGACGGCGTCTCGCTCGGGGCTGGCTGTCGGGTCACCTCGGGCTTCGTCGTCGGCGCGAACTCGGTCGTCGGGGAGAACACGCTGCTCACGCCCCGGATTCCGGTGTACGACCTCGTCGAGGAGGAGATCCTGTACGGCGAACTCCCGCCCGAGCGCCGGGCGTTCCAGCGCTTCGTCGAGTCCTCGCTCGGCGAGCACGACCTCATCGACGGCGGCGCGTACAAGCCCGCCGTCGTCGCCACCGGACTGGAGGCAGAGACGCTCGAAGCAACCCAGCGCGAGGAGGTGCTGCGCGAATGA